Proteins found in one Mesorhizobium sp. CAU 1732 genomic segment:
- a CDS encoding ABC transporter ATP-binding protein — MKSLGSIRRSFAPWTDPGAKPYITFENVTKRFGDFTAVNDLSLNIFEREFFALLGASGCGKSTLLRMLAGFEEPTSGRLLLDGQDLRGIPPYRRPVNMMFQSYALFPHMTVEANIAFGLKQDGMPKADIAARVADMLRLVKLEQFAKRKPHQLSGGQRQRVALARSVAKRPKVLLLDEPLGALDKKLREQTQFELMDLQQELGLTFVVVTHDQEEAMTMADRIAIMDKGQVMQVATPAEIYEAPVSRFVADFVGNVNMLEGTVAERTNDTARITGATGAEIVVDNAGDATAGSAVAFAIRPEKIKVSARQPADGTTNVMQGEVWDLAYLGDMTVYHIRLADGQVVKASALNSARIMEDPLSWNDQAWISFAPDAGVVLTR; from the coding sequence GCCAAGCCATACATAACGTTCGAGAACGTCACCAAACGCTTTGGCGACTTCACCGCGGTCAACGACCTGTCGCTGAACATCTTTGAACGTGAGTTCTTCGCGCTTCTCGGTGCGTCGGGCTGCGGAAAGTCGACGCTTCTGCGTATGCTCGCCGGCTTCGAGGAACCGACATCGGGACGCCTCTTGCTCGACGGGCAGGATTTGCGCGGTATCCCGCCGTACCGGCGGCCCGTCAACATGATGTTCCAGTCCTACGCGCTGTTCCCGCACATGACGGTCGAGGCGAACATCGCCTTCGGTCTGAAACAGGACGGCATGCCGAAGGCCGATATCGCTGCCCGCGTCGCCGACATGCTGCGCCTCGTCAAGCTCGAGCAGTTCGCAAAGCGCAAGCCTCACCAATTGTCCGGCGGACAGCGCCAGCGCGTGGCGCTTGCGCGATCCGTCGCCAAGCGCCCCAAGGTGCTGCTGCTGGACGAGCCGCTCGGCGCGCTCGACAAGAAGCTGCGCGAGCAGACGCAGTTCGAACTCATGGATTTGCAGCAGGAACTCGGCCTTACCTTCGTGGTCGTCACCCACGATCAGGAGGAGGCGATGACGATGGCTGACCGCATCGCCATCATGGACAAGGGGCAGGTGATGCAGGTGGCGACACCTGCCGAAATCTACGAGGCGCCGGTTTCCCGCTTCGTCGCCGATTTCGTCGGCAATGTGAACATGCTCGAAGGCACCGTGGCCGAGCGCACCAATGATACCGCGCGCATCACCGGTGCGACCGGCGCGGAGATCGTGGTCGACAATGCCGGCGACGCGACGGCTGGAAGTGCGGTTGCTTTCGCGATCAGGCCGGAAAAGATCAAGGTTTCGGCTCGTCAGCCCGCCGACGGCACCACGAACGTCATGCAGGGCGAGGTCTGGGACCTGGCCTATCTGGGCGACATGACCGTCTATCATATCCGTCTGGCCGACGGGCAGGTCGTCAAGGCAAGCGCCCTCAACAGCGCCCGTATCATGGAAGACCCGCTAAGCTGGAACGACCAAGCCTGGATTTCCTTCGCGCCGGATGCCGGCGTCGTTCTCACGCGATAG
- a CDS encoding ABC transporter permease subunit gives MAQAVSDDAAALPAADRAGPQGLIAAISSRLVIIVPYLWLFVFFLVPFLIVFKISLSQIATAMPPYAPVFDWADGIEGFVTNLRDFSLENYLFLLDDALYFNAYVSSVVIAGISTFLALLIGFPMAYAMARAPASLRPILLMLVILPFWTSFLIRVYAWIGILKPEGLLNQFLLYVGVIDTPLQIMNTHTAIFIGIVYSYLPFMILPLYATLEKMDFSLIEAAQDLGCSPISAFWKITFPLAIPGVVAGCLLVFIPAVGEFVIPDLLGGSQTLMIGKTLWNEFFANRDWPVASSVAVILLLILVVPIMFFQRAQARAQEQGR, from the coding sequence ATGGCACAGGCGGTTTCCGACGATGCGGCTGCACTTCCCGCAGCCGACAGGGCAGGCCCTCAGGGGCTGATCGCGGCGATCAGCAGCAGGCTCGTGATCATTGTTCCCTATCTGTGGCTGTTCGTCTTTTTCCTCGTTCCGTTCCTGATCGTCTTCAAGATTTCGCTGTCGCAGATCGCGACCGCGATGCCGCCTTATGCGCCGGTGTTCGACTGGGCCGATGGCATCGAGGGGTTCGTCACGAACCTTCGCGACTTCTCGCTCGAGAACTACCTGTTCCTGCTCGACGACGCGCTCTACTTCAATGCCTACGTATCGAGCGTCGTCATCGCAGGAATCTCGACGTTTCTGGCGCTCCTGATAGGCTTCCCGATGGCCTATGCGATGGCGCGCGCGCCGGCCTCGCTGAGGCCGATCCTGCTCATGCTCGTCATTCTCCCATTCTGGACGAGCTTCCTGATCCGCGTCTACGCCTGGATCGGCATCCTGAAACCCGAGGGGCTGCTCAACCAGTTCCTGCTCTATGTCGGCGTGATCGACACGCCGTTGCAGATCATGAACACCCACACGGCGATTTTCATCGGCATCGTCTATTCGTATCTGCCCTTCATGATCCTGCCCCTCTACGCGACGCTCGAGAAGATGGATTTCTCGCTCATCGAGGCGGCGCAGGATCTGGGCTGCTCTCCGATCTCGGCCTTCTGGAAGATCACGTTCCCCCTTGCAATACCGGGCGTCGTCGCCGGTTGCCTTCTGGTCTTCATCCCGGCCGTCGGCGAGTTCGTCATCCCCGACCTCCTCGGCGGGTCGCAGACGCTGATGATCGGCAAGACGTTGTGGAACGAGTTCTTCGCCAATCGCGACTGGCCTGTCGCTTCGTCGGTCGCAGTGATCCTGCTGCTCATTCTCGTCGTACCGATCATGTTCTTCCAGCGCGCTCAGGCACGCGCGCAAGAACAGGGGAGATAG
- a CDS encoding ABC transporter permease subunit, translated as MQGQLSRFNVTSLVLGFAFLYLPIVLLVVYSFNASRLVTVWGGFSTRWYVSLFSNQGLIDAAWVTARVAFVSASVATILGTLAALALTRYTRFRGRFLFSGMVFAPLVMPEVITGLSLLLLFVAIGLDRGFLTVTLAHITFSMCFVAVVVQSRLISFDRSLEEAAMDLGATPVRTFFSVTLPVIMPAIVSGWMLAFTLSLDDLVIASFTSGPGATTLPMKIYSQVRLGVTPEINAVCTILIAVVTSGVIAAAIVNKRRDVQRQRDEQAAQRG; from the coding sequence ATGCAGGGACAACTGAGCCGGTTCAACGTCACCTCGCTCGTTCTGGGCTTCGCCTTCCTCTATCTGCCGATCGTTCTGCTGGTGGTCTATTCGTTCAATGCCTCGCGGCTCGTCACCGTGTGGGGCGGGTTTTCGACGCGGTGGTATGTCTCGCTGTTTTCGAACCAGGGCCTCATCGATGCCGCATGGGTCACCGCCCGCGTCGCGTTCGTCTCGGCCAGCGTCGCCACGATTCTCGGCACGCTCGCGGCGTTGGCACTGACCCGCTACACGCGCTTTCGCGGCCGTTTCCTGTTTTCCGGCATGGTCTTCGCGCCGCTCGTCATGCCGGAGGTCATCACCGGCCTGTCGCTGCTTCTGCTTTTCGTGGCGATCGGGCTCGATCGCGGCTTTCTGACCGTCACGCTGGCCCACATCACCTTCTCGATGTGCTTTGTCGCGGTGGTCGTGCAGTCGCGCCTGATCTCGTTCGATCGCTCGCTCGAGGAGGCGGCGATGGATTTGGGCGCGACGCCGGTGCGAACCTTCTTCTCCGTAACCCTGCCAGTGATCATGCCGGCGATCGTGTCGGGCTGGATGCTCGCCTTCACGCTGTCGCTCGACGATCTGGTGATCGCGAGCTTCACGTCCGGCCCGGGCGCGACGACGCTGCCGATGAAGATCTACAGCCAGGTGCGGCTTGGCGTGACGCCGGAAATCAACGCGGTCTGTACGATCCTGATCGCAGTGGTGACGAGCGGTGTCATCGCGGCTGCGATCGTCAATAAGCGCCGTGACGTACAGCGCCAGCGCGACGAGCAGGCCGCGCAGCGCGGCTGA
- a CDS encoding AsmA-like C-terminal region-containing protein, which produces MTVKRGVAALGALVLLALLFFAALPTIASTQIVRDRIAYELSLWSGYRVSLGEAPILDVWPIFRATLNDVAFHEWSGGDSPPVLEADRLEVSLSALAALRGNVVMSGVSMYRPLLRLTTPGSVIDLPASPGGGRMVRAVEAARKVLETNPDNPDRSALPSDGFGTVEFFDGRIATVNGDEGDIVTSLSGKLAWPSLDRSASLTANGIWRGENISVEATSAQPLMFLAGGNAPVTAALKSPLLNAGFQGTANLSGEAYFEGEGSLSSPSLRRMLEWSKTDIAPGAAIGSVSIASKIQGTSERLRLDTAELNLGGNAGRGVLDISFAEALPSISGTLAFDTLDLRSFLSAFTRLATGQGNIYDQIDTAFAEQLSLDLRLSANNATLGGLALTSLAASTQVKGTLAVFDISDATVFDGSLQAGVRIDTAEETKTVEMRALATDIDSFALAKTLGGERLLPQGRATISATLKGTGRDWNTVMGNAEGSVNATLGQGALVGLNLAQFKEKWATGGFFPLSDVSDGELPLRGVDFKATVLGGIARIDKGDLLLDGQVASISGFIPYFGRALALSGSLAPIGADGERGDPDARFFIGGGWDRPFISPALPTTHFE; this is translated from the coding sequence ATGACTGTGAAGAGGGGCGTGGCAGCGCTTGGCGCGCTGGTCCTGCTCGCGCTTCTGTTCTTCGCCGCATTGCCGACCATCGCGTCCACGCAGATCGTTCGTGACAGGATCGCATACGAACTCAGCCTGTGGAGCGGCTACCGCGTATCGCTCGGCGAAGCTCCCATCCTCGACGTCTGGCCGATATTTCGCGCGACGCTGAACGACGTCGCCTTTCACGAATGGAGCGGCGGCGACAGTCCTCCGGTGCTGGAAGCCGATCGCCTCGAAGTCTCTCTCTCCGCCCTGGCTGCGCTTCGCGGCAACGTGGTCATGTCGGGCGTGTCTATGTACCGCCCGCTGCTGCGCCTGACGACGCCGGGATCGGTCATCGATCTCCCCGCGTCTCCTGGCGGCGGGCGCATGGTCCGTGCAGTGGAAGCCGCCCGCAAAGTGCTGGAGACGAACCCTGACAACCCGGACCGCAGCGCTCTGCCTTCGGACGGGTTCGGGACCGTAGAATTTTTCGACGGACGTATCGCGACGGTCAATGGCGACGAGGGCGATATTGTCACCAGTCTATCGGGCAAGCTCGCCTGGCCGTCGCTCGATCGATCCGCGAGCTTGACGGCAAATGGCATCTGGCGTGGCGAGAACATCTCCGTCGAGGCCACAAGCGCGCAACCTCTGATGTTTCTTGCTGGTGGCAACGCCCCCGTAACCGCTGCACTGAAATCCCCGCTGCTGAATGCGGGCTTCCAGGGCACCGCCAACCTGTCCGGTGAGGCCTATTTCGAAGGTGAGGGGAGCCTGTCATCGCCGTCGCTGCGGCGCATGCTGGAATGGTCCAAGACAGACATCGCGCCCGGCGCAGCAATCGGCTCCGTGTCGATCGCGAGTAAAATCCAGGGCACGTCCGAACGCCTACGGCTCGATACGGCTGAACTCAATCTCGGCGGGAACGCCGGCCGCGGCGTGCTCGACATCTCGTTTGCAGAAGCGCTTCCATCGATTTCCGGTACGCTGGCCTTCGATACACTCGACCTGAGGTCCTTCCTGTCGGCCTTCACGCGGCTCGCCACGGGCCAGGGCAACATCTACGATCAGATCGATACGGCCTTCGCGGAACAGCTTTCGCTCGACCTGCGCCTCTCGGCCAATAACGCGACGCTGGGCGGGCTCGCTCTCACCTCCCTGGCGGCCTCGACACAGGTGAAGGGCACGCTCGCGGTCTTCGACATTTCGGACGCCACGGTGTTCGACGGCAGCCTGCAGGCCGGTGTGCGCATAGATACGGCGGAAGAAACAAAGACCGTCGAGATGCGCGCGCTGGCGACGGATATCGATTCCTTCGCGCTTGCGAAAACGCTCGGCGGCGAACGTCTTCTGCCACAAGGCCGCGCTACGATCTCCGCGACCCTGAAAGGCACGGGACGCGACTGGAACACGGTGATGGGCAATGCCGAGGGTTCCGTGAACGCGACGCTGGGCCAGGGCGCGCTTGTCGGACTGAACCTCGCGCAGTTCAAGGAGAAGTGGGCGACAGGCGGCTTCTTCCCTCTGTCCGACGTGTCGGACGGGGAACTGCCCTTGCGCGGCGTGGATTTCAAGGCAACCGTCCTGGGCGGGATCGCACGAATCGACAAGGGCGATCTCCTTCTCGACGGGCAGGTCGCCTCGATCTCCGGCTTCATTCCCTATTTCGGGCGGGCGCTCGCGCTATCCGGCAGTCTTGCCCCGATAGGCGCGGACGGGGAGCGAGGCGACCCCGATGCACGCTTCTTCATTGGCGGAGGCTGGGACCGGCCGTTCATCTCGCCGGCGCTGCCGACGACACACTTCGAGTAA
- a CDS encoding acetoacetate--CoA ligase — MNQNEPLWTPSPDRVASAPMTEFMALAAKQSGKPIADYDALHAWSIEDREGFWPLIWDYCGIIGERGERVLVDGDKMPGARFFPDASLNFAENLLATSGAGEALVFRGEDKVERRMSWDELRALVSRLQQLFRAQGVKAGDRIAAMMPNMPETIACMLAAASLGAIWSSCSPDFGEQGVLDRFGQIEPVIFIAPDGYWYNGKRIPVADKIAAVVAKMPSVRLTLIVDYLGDAEAVASGIDRAEMLDAAAGAFEPAELTFERLPFDHPLYILFSSGTTGIPKCIVHSAGGMLTQHVKEHRLHAGIEKGDRVFYFTTCGWMMWNWLVTGLASGATLLLYDGSPFYPDGNAIFDFAQAEKMTYFGTSAKFIDSARKAELRPIDTHDLSSVRVISSTGSPLAPEGFRYVYDGVKSDVHLASISGGTDIAACFVLGVPTKPVWIGEIQGAGLGMAVDVWDDDGRSVTGEKGELVCTRAFPSMPIKFWNDPDGAKYHAAYFERFDNIWCHGDFAEWTPHGGIIIHGRSDATLNPGGVRIGTAEIYNQVEQMAEIIEAICIGQDWDDDVRVVLFVRLADGVVLDEDLEKRIRTKIRTGATPRHVPARIVAVADIPRTKSGKITELAVRDIVHGRSVKNKEALANPEALEFFRGIPQLAE; from the coding sequence ATGAACCAGAACGAACCGCTTTGGACCCCGTCGCCTGATCGGGTCGCGTCCGCGCCGATGACTGAATTCATGGCGCTTGCAGCGAAGCAAAGTGGAAAACCGATTGCCGACTACGACGCGCTCCATGCGTGGTCGATCGAGGATCGCGAAGGGTTCTGGCCGCTGATCTGGGATTATTGCGGGATTATCGGCGAGCGTGGCGAACGCGTCCTCGTGGATGGCGACAAGATGCCGGGCGCACGCTTCTTCCCCGACGCCAGCCTCAACTTCGCGGAAAACCTCCTCGCGACGTCGGGTGCTGGCGAAGCGCTGGTCTTTCGTGGCGAGGACAAGGTCGAGCGCCGCATGTCGTGGGACGAGTTGCGCGCGCTGGTTTCGCGCCTGCAACAGCTTTTCCGCGCACAAGGCGTCAAGGCAGGCGACCGTATCGCCGCCATGATGCCCAACATGCCCGAGACCATCGCCTGCATGCTGGCAGCGGCGTCTCTCGGTGCCATCTGGTCGTCTTGTTCCCCGGATTTCGGCGAGCAGGGTGTGCTCGATCGATTCGGCCAGATCGAGCCGGTGATCTTCATCGCGCCGGACGGCTATTGGTACAACGGCAAGCGCATTCCGGTCGCCGATAAGATCGCCGCCGTCGTGGCGAAGATGCCGTCTGTCCGCCTGACGCTGATCGTGGATTATCTGGGCGATGCGGAGGCCGTCGCGTCTGGAATCGACCGCGCCGAAATGCTGGATGCGGCCGCCGGCGCGTTCGAGCCGGCCGAACTCACCTTCGAGCGGCTGCCATTCGATCATCCGCTCTACATCCTGTTTTCCTCCGGGACGACCGGCATCCCGAAATGCATCGTGCATTCGGCGGGCGGCATGCTGACCCAGCACGTCAAGGAGCATCGTCTCCACGCGGGCATCGAGAAAGGGGATCGCGTCTTCTACTTCACCACCTGCGGCTGGATGATGTGGAACTGGCTCGTCACCGGCCTCGCCTCGGGCGCAACGCTGCTGCTCTACGACGGCTCGCCCTTCTACCCGGACGGAAATGCCATCTTCGACTTCGCGCAGGCCGAGAAGATGACCTATTTCGGCACCTCGGCGAAGTTCATCGATTCCGCCCGCAAGGCCGAACTGCGTCCGATCGATACGCACGATCTGTCGTCGGTGCGCGTCATCTCCTCGACCGGCTCGCCGCTCGCGCCCGAAGGTTTCCGCTACGTCTATGACGGCGTCAAATCCGACGTGCATCTCGCATCGATTTCGGGAGGCACGGACATCGCCGCATGTTTTGTGCTCGGCGTTCCGACGAAGCCGGTCTGGATCGGCGAAATCCAGGGTGCCGGCCTCGGAATGGCGGTGGACGTCTGGGACGACGATGGCAGGTCTGTCACGGGCGAAAAGGGCGAACTCGTCTGCACCCGCGCCTTCCCGTCGATGCCGATCAAGTTCTGGAATGACCCGGACGGGGCGAAATACCATGCCGCCTATTTCGAACGCTTCGACAACATCTGGTGCCATGGCGATTTCGCCGAATGGACGCCACATGGCGGCATCATCATCCACGGCCGATCCGACGCGACGCTCAATCCAGGCGGTGTGCGCATCGGGACCGCTGAAATCTACAATCAGGTCGAGCAGATGGCCGAGATCATCGAGGCGATCTGCATCGGTCAGGATTGGGACGACGACGTCCGCGTCGTCCTGTTCGTCAGATTGGCGGACGGCGTTGTTCTCGATGAGGATTTGGAAAAGCGTATCCGCACGAAGATCCGCACCGGCGCGACACCGCGCCATGTGCCGGCCCGCATCGTCGCCGTGGCGGATATTCCCCGCACCAAGTCCGGCAAGATTACCGAGCTTGCCGTTCGCGATATCGTCCATGGCCGCAGCGTGAAGAACAAGGAGGCGCTCGCCAACCCGGAGGCGCTCGAATTCTTCCGCGGCATCCCGCAACTCGCCGAGTGA